One part of the Tenacibaculum sp. 190130A14a genome encodes these proteins:
- a CDS encoding glutamate synthase subunit beta gives MGKIGGFIDIGRQDETNIKVEERLKNYEEFTIALKEAEIKKQGARCMDCGIPFCHSGCPLGNLIPDFNDMVYKGEWQKAAEILHATNNFPEFTGRLCPAPCEKSCVLGLVNNPVAIENIEKNIVERAFANGWIQPNPPKVRTGKTVSVIGSGPTGLAAAQQLNRAGHNVTVFERDDEVGGLLRYGIPNFKLEKEIIDRRVKILEKEGVIFKTNVNVGVNYDIKNLDYFDAILLCGGATQRRSIPVKGIESKGVHQAMDFLTQQTKLVFNKEIEGEYISAEGKNVIVIGGGDTGSDCVGTSNRQGAKSVTNFEIMPKPPALRSAKTPWPYWPLQLKTSTSHEEGCDRNWLINTKEFITDSDGNLTALKTVEVKWEIVPGERPKLIEKPHTEKIWPCDLALLALGFTGPETTLSDQLGLTLDNRNNYKANNYQTNIPHIFTAGDMRRGQSLIVWAISEGREAAISIDKYLTSVSYLATKGNGDLPGI, from the coding sequence ATGGGTAAAATTGGAGGATTTATAGATATTGGGAGGCAAGATGAAACCAATATCAAAGTAGAGGAAAGATTAAAAAACTATGAAGAGTTTACAATTGCCCTAAAAGAAGCTGAAATAAAAAAGCAAGGTGCTAGATGCATGGACTGTGGAATTCCTTTTTGTCATAGTGGTTGTCCGTTAGGAAATTTAATTCCTGATTTTAACGATATGGTGTATAAAGGAGAATGGCAAAAAGCAGCAGAAATATTACACGCAACAAATAACTTTCCTGAATTTACAGGAAGGTTATGTCCCGCTCCATGCGAAAAATCATGTGTTTTAGGATTGGTTAACAATCCTGTTGCTATCGAAAACATAGAAAAAAATATTGTTGAACGAGCATTTGCCAATGGTTGGATTCAACCAAACCCTCCGAAAGTGAGGACGGGAAAAACGGTAAGTGTAATTGGTTCTGGTCCTACTGGACTAGCAGCTGCTCAACAACTCAATAGGGCAGGTCATAATGTTACTGTTTTTGAAAGAGATGATGAAGTTGGTGGTTTATTAAGATATGGTATTCCTAATTTTAAACTTGAAAAAGAAATCATCGATAGACGTGTAAAAATACTAGAAAAAGAAGGAGTTATCTTTAAAACAAATGTCAATGTTGGAGTAAATTACGATATTAAAAATCTAGATTATTTTGATGCCATATTATTATGTGGAGGTGCTACACAAAGAAGAAGTATTCCAGTAAAAGGAATTGAATCAAAAGGAGTGCACCAAGCAATGGATTTCTTGACACAACAGACAAAATTAGTATTTAACAAAGAAATTGAAGGTGAGTACATTTCCGCAGAAGGAAAGAATGTTATCGTCATTGGAGGTGGCGATACTGGTTCAGATTGTGTAGGCACATCCAATAGACAAGGCGCAAAATCGGTTACTAACTTTGAAATTATGCCAAAGCCACCTGCACTTAGAAGTGCAAAAACTCCTTGGCCTTATTGGCCACTGCAATTGAAAACAAGCACTTCTCACGAAGAAGGTTGTGATAGAAATTGGTTAATTAACACTAAGGAATTTATTACCGATAGCGATGGGAATCTAACCGCTCTTAAAACTGTTGAAGTAAAATGGGAAATTGTTCCAGGTGAACGTCCTAAACTTATTGAGAAGCCTCATACTGAAAAAATTTGGCCTTGTGATTTAGCTCTTTTAGCTCTTGGTTTTACAGGCCCTGAAACTACTTTAAGTGATCAGTTAGGTTTAACATTAGATAATAGAAATAACTATAAAGCAAATAACTATCAAACCAATATTCCGCATATTTTCACTGCCGGAGATATGAGAAGAGGTCAATCTTTAATTGTTTGGGCGATTTCTGAAGGAAGAGAAGCTGCTATTAGCATTGACAAATACTTAACCAGCGTAAGCTATTTAGCCACTAAAGGAAACGGTGATCTTCCTGGTATATAA
- a CDS encoding phosphoenolpyruvate carboxylase produces the protein MSKLPKIKRFEESVEAKYKIYNSIFMTLPFSSITKTGVLLPLFHETCKKGYSQGDDPTTIVKTFFEKYQARRDEKSQINLLFRFIQYIERQVVLFDAIEDAAFPIVNNMDGIGTLRNLKEFASSNNKMEQLKDFLQDFKVRIVLTAHPTQFYPGSVLGIITALSEAIKNNDLQQITQLLAQLGKTPFFRQSKPTPYDEAISLIWYLENVFYHSFGNIYDYIKENIFSESEDLKNDVINIGFWPGGDRDGNPFVTPETTLKVSEKLKEAIIKNYYRDIRLLKRKLTFAGIEDRIISLERKLYEIILKKDTNSISLKSLEQELLNIKDILINEHQSLYLKEVKSLLNKIKLFGFHFANLDIRQDSRQHHNVFTILVDTLNKHNSTIFPNNYHDLEETEQIKILSEIKGTFDLNIIKDEFALKTMKTMQVIKTIQDKNGEAAANRYIISNNQTSLNVMQLYAMLKLAAFNDQLTVDIVPLFETITDLKNAPKVMEELYTNSSYMNHLKKRGQKQTIMLGFSDGTKDGGYLMANWSIFKAKEALTAMSRKYGITVIFFDGRGGPPARGGGKTHQFYASLGPNIEDREVQLTIQGQTISSNFGTLDSSQYNMEQLISSGISNKLNGINELMTDDNISVMNELATISYQTYSDFKAHPKFLSYLEKMSTLKYYAKTNIGSRPSKRNTSASLVFDDLRAIPFVGSWSQLKQNVPGFFGVGSAMKQFEAKGEFDKVVQLYNESSFFKTLIENSMMSLSKSFFDLTKYMANDKEYGEFWKLIYDEYLLSHRLILKLTGYTTLMENQPAGKASIDIREHIVLPLLTIQQYALKEIQKLGEQENSNPEKQEIFEKIVTRSLFGNINASRNSA, from the coding sequence ATGTCCAAACTACCTAAAATAAAAAGATTTGAAGAGAGTGTAGAGGCTAAATATAAAATATACAATAGTATTTTTATGACGCTGCCATTTAGCAGCATTACAAAAACAGGTGTACTCCTACCTCTATTTCACGAAACCTGTAAGAAAGGATATAGTCAAGGAGATGATCCCACTACTATTGTAAAAACATTTTTTGAAAAATATCAAGCTCGAAGAGATGAAAAAAGTCAAATAAATTTACTTTTCCGATTTATTCAATATATCGAAAGACAAGTCGTTTTATTTGACGCTATTGAGGATGCCGCATTTCCTATTGTAAATAACATGGACGGAATAGGTACTTTGAGAAATTTAAAAGAATTTGCTTCCTCTAATAACAAAATGGAGCAATTAAAAGATTTTTTACAAGACTTTAAAGTAAGAATTGTTTTAACTGCACATCCAACACAGTTTTACCCAGGATCTGTTCTTGGTATTATTACAGCTTTATCAGAGGCTATAAAAAACAATGATTTACAACAAATTACTCAGCTCTTGGCTCAGTTAGGAAAAACACCATTTTTCAGACAAAGTAAACCTACTCCTTATGATGAAGCAATTAGTCTAATCTGGTACTTAGAAAATGTATTTTATCATTCTTTTGGAAACATCTATGACTATATAAAAGAAAACATTTTTTCAGAGTCTGAAGATTTAAAAAATGACGTTATCAACATAGGATTCTGGCCTGGAGGAGATAGAGACGGAAATCCCTTTGTTACGCCAGAAACCACCTTAAAAGTCTCTGAGAAACTCAAAGAAGCTATTATTAAAAATTATTATCGTGATATTAGACTTCTCAAAAGAAAATTAACTTTTGCTGGTATAGAAGATCGCATCATTAGTTTAGAAAGAAAATTGTACGAGATCATTCTGAAAAAAGATACTAATTCAATTTCATTAAAATCTTTAGAACAAGAACTTCTTAATATTAAGGATATCCTAATTAATGAACATCAATCACTATATCTAAAAGAAGTAAAAAGTCTCTTAAATAAAATAAAACTTTTCGGATTCCATTTTGCTAATCTGGATATAAGACAAGATAGTAGACAACATCATAATGTCTTTACCATTTTAGTAGATACCTTAAATAAACACAATTCAACAATCTTTCCAAATAATTATCATGATTTAGAAGAAACTGAACAGATAAAAATACTTTCTGAAATCAAAGGAACTTTTGATTTAAATATTATTAAAGATGAATTTGCTTTGAAAACCATGAAGACCATGCAGGTTATCAAGACAATTCAAGACAAAAACGGAGAAGCAGCTGCAAATCGATATATCATAAGTAACAATCAAACATCATTGAATGTTATGCAATTGTACGCAATGCTCAAATTAGCAGCTTTTAATGATCAGTTAACTGTTGATATCGTTCCTTTATTTGAAACGATTACAGACCTTAAAAATGCCCCTAAAGTAATGGAAGAATTATATACTAATTCTTCCTATATGAACCACCTTAAAAAAAGAGGTCAAAAACAAACCATAATGCTTGGCTTTAGTGATGGAACTAAAGATGGTGGTTATTTAATGGCTAACTGGTCAATCTTCAAAGCTAAAGAAGCATTGACTGCAATGTCAAGAAAATATGGAATTACCGTGATATTCTTTGATGGTCGTGGAGGACCACCAGCAAGAGGTGGAGGAAAGACTCATCAATTCTATGCTTCTTTAGGTCCAAATATCGAGGATAGAGAAGTTCAATTAACCATTCAAGGACAAACCATTAGTTCAAATTTTGGAACGTTAGATTCGTCTCAATACAACATGGAGCAATTAATTAGTTCTGGAATTAGTAATAAACTAAATGGTATTAATGAGTTGATGACCGATGATAATATTTCAGTTATGAATGAACTTGCAACTATTAGTTATCAAACTTATAGTGATTTTAAAGCTCATCCTAAGTTTTTATCATATTTGGAAAAAATGAGCACACTTAAATATTATGCAAAAACAAATATTGGTAGTCGACCTTCAAAGAGAAATACCTCTGCTAGTTTGGTTTTTGACGATTTAAGAGCCATTCCTTTTGTTGGATCCTGGAGTCAATTGAAACAAAATGTACCTGGATTTTTTGGTGTAGGTAGTGCTATGAAGCAATTTGAAGCTAAAGGAGAATTCGATAAAGTAGTTCAACTATACAATGAATCGAGTTTCTTTAAAACCTTAATTGAAAACAGTATGATGTCTTTATCTAAATCATTCTTCGATTTAACTAAATATATGGCTAATGATAAAGAATATGGAGAATTCTGGAAGTTGATATACGATGAGTATTTATTATCTCACAGGTTAATATTAAAGCTTACTGGTTATACTACCTTAATGGAAAATCAACCAGCAGGTAAAGCCTCTATAGATATCAGAGAA